The Terriglobales bacterium genome includes a window with the following:
- a CDS encoding GIY-YIG nuclease family protein — translation MKKYYVYIMSNKAHRMYIGVTSTLEERVFQHKN, via the coding sequence ATGAAGAAGTACTACGTCTACATCATGTCGAACAAAGCCCATCGGATGTACATCGGCGTGACCAGCACCCTCGAGGAGCGCGTATTCCAGCACAAGAACTAA
- a CDS encoding 2,3,4,5-tetrahydropyridine-2,6-dicarboxylate N-succinyltransferase, whose amino-acid sequence MQKLKANIERLFALGSGVKDAKADLAKAQRVFIQFRNALGQGKIRAAEKVDGRWRTNVWVKQGILLGFMIGELAEMGNPRGLSFVDKGTFPLRHFRVRDGVRVVPGGSAIRSGAYVAPSVICMPPMYINVGAYVDQGTLIDSHALVGSCAQIGKRVHLSAGAQIGGVLEPVNATPVIVEDDALIGGNCGVYEGAVVGARAVLGAGVILTRSTPIYDAVRGEIYRASAEQPLTVPENAVVVPGARPVKQGKGAEWGLSLYTPVIVKYRDQKTARGVELEDLLR is encoded by the coding sequence ATGCAGAAACTCAAAGCCAACATCGAGCGGCTGTTCGCGCTGGGCTCGGGCGTGAAGGACGCCAAGGCCGACCTGGCCAAGGCGCAGCGCGTCTTCATCCAGTTCCGCAATGCGCTGGGCCAGGGCAAGATCCGCGCCGCGGAAAAGGTGGACGGCCGCTGGCGCACCAACGTCTGGGTGAAGCAGGGCATCCTGCTGGGGTTCATGATCGGCGAGCTGGCGGAGATGGGCAATCCCCGCGGCCTTTCCTTCGTGGACAAGGGCACATTCCCGCTGAGGCACTTCCGCGTGCGCGACGGCGTGCGCGTGGTCCCCGGAGGCTCGGCGATCCGCAGCGGCGCCTACGTGGCGCCCTCGGTCATCTGCATGCCACCCATGTACATCAACGTGGGCGCCTACGTGGACCAGGGGACGCTGATTGATTCGCACGCGCTGGTGGGCTCCTGCGCGCAGATCGGCAAGCGCGTCCACTTGAGCGCCGGCGCGCAGATCGGCGGCGTGCTGGAGCCGGTGAACGCCACTCCCGTTATCGTTGAGGATGATGCGCTGATCGGCGGCAACTGCGGCGTCTACGAAGGCGCGGTCGTGGGCGCGCGCGCGGTGCTGGGTGCCGGCGTCATCCTCACGCGCTCCACGCCCATCTACGACGCGGTGCGCGGCGAGATCTACCGCGCTTCCGCCGAGCAGCCGCTGACCGTGCCGGAGAACGCCGTGGTCGTTCCTGGCGCGCGCCCTGTGAAGCAGGGCAAGGGGGCGGAGTGGGGCCTTTCGCTGTACACGCCGGTCATCGTCAAGTACCGCGACCAGAAGACGGCGCGCGGCGTCGAGCTGGAAGACTTGCTGCGCTGA
- a CDS encoding dihydrodipicolinate reductase C-terminal domain-containing protein, with the protein MNLVVLGKGKTGSLVAEVARERGHQVRALGAADNANAFALTKDGLRGVDVVIDFTTPQAVVQNIEACAKAGASMVVGTTGWSAELPRVKELVERSGIGFLYAPNFSVGVNVLFEIARAAGAALRHGYAGHIVERHHEQKKDKPSGTAAKMKQIMDQAGGTNLEITSIREGDVVGTHVILLDSANDTMMITHDAKSRRGFAEGAVQAAEWLAGKKGFFEFKDVLTTGSSK; encoded by the coding sequence ATGAACCTAGTGGTACTGGGCAAGGGGAAGACCGGGTCGCTGGTGGCGGAGGTGGCGCGGGAGCGCGGCCACCAGGTGCGTGCCCTGGGCGCCGCCGACAACGCCAACGCCTTTGCCCTGACTAAAGACGGCCTGCGCGGCGTGGATGTGGTGATTGACTTCACCACGCCCCAGGCAGTGGTCCAGAACATCGAGGCCTGCGCCAAGGCGGGCGCCAGCATGGTGGTGGGGACTACGGGCTGGTCCGCAGAACTCCCGCGGGTGAAGGAGTTGGTGGAGCGCAGCGGCATCGGGTTCCTCTACGCCCCGAATTTTTCCGTTGGGGTCAACGTGCTGTTCGAGATCGCGCGCGCGGCGGGCGCGGCTCTGCGTCACGGCTACGCCGGGCACATCGTGGAGCGCCACCACGAGCAGAAGAAGGACAAGCCCTCGGGCACGGCCGCCAAGATGAAGCAGATCATGGACCAGGCGGGCGGAACGAACCTGGAGATCACCTCCATCCGCGAAGGCGACGTGGTGGGCACGCACGTCATCCTGCTCGATTCGGCGAACGACACCATGATGATCACCCACGACGCCAAGTCGCGCCGCGGCTTCGCCGAGGGCGCGGTCCAGGCGGCCGAGTGGCTGGCGGGCAAGAAGGGTTTTTTTGAATTCAAAGACGTGCTGACAACCGGCTCGTCCAAGTAG
- the bamD gene encoding outer membrane protein assembly factor BamD: MNKMKVGSFAVLAAILAAAQPLPAWAVERALPVREAVLYVAPDVTSAKLGNVTRGRELVILEKSPGWLHVLASVTPERDVNGWVLNKGIVSTSTPDGDRILFGEAADSEAEASRRHGRRDAADDALRLYSRMAEYFPSSLLAGEALFRAADIKWQIDYEDASTRPSSKERDPGDRPQIDEEGMREVRKKFSNTKWADMAAFRMLDNKLCGDWLAQSKCPEMESQLYEKYVSEHPQSPKAAEALYLAAWRQAALIAIYKTENNAGRSAGARAKAVALAQRLVSQYPQSDWALRAQRLGYLVEQNIPTYGSALE; the protein is encoded by the coding sequence ATGAACAAGATGAAGGTGGGAAGCTTTGCGGTTTTGGCAGCGATTCTGGCAGCGGCCCAGCCGCTGCCGGCCTGGGCGGTGGAGCGAGCGCTCCCGGTGCGCGAGGCGGTGTTGTACGTCGCGCCGGACGTGACCTCGGCCAAGTTGGGCAACGTCACCCGAGGACGCGAGCTGGTGATCCTGGAGAAGAGTCCGGGATGGCTACACGTCCTGGCCAGCGTCACCCCGGAGCGCGACGTGAACGGCTGGGTGCTGAACAAGGGGATTGTGAGCACCTCCACGCCCGATGGTGACCGCATCCTGTTCGGAGAAGCGGCCGATTCGGAGGCCGAAGCCAGCCGCCGCCACGGGCGCCGTGACGCTGCCGACGATGCCCTGCGCCTTTACTCCCGCATGGCGGAGTATTTCCCCAGCTCGCTGCTGGCGGGCGAGGCCCTCTTCCGCGCCGCCGATATCAAGTGGCAGATCGACTACGAGGACGCGAGCACCCGTCCTTCCTCCAAGGAGCGCGACCCCGGCGACCGCCCGCAGATCGACGAAGAAGGCATGCGCGAGGTGCGCAAGAAGTTTTCCAACACCAAATGGGCTGACATGGCCGCTTTCCGCATGCTCGACAACAAGCTCTGCGGCGACTGGCTGGCGCAGTCCAAGTGCCCGGAGATGGAGAGCCAGCTCTACGAGAAGTACGTCAGCGAGCATCCTCAGTCGCCCAAGGCGGCGGAGGCGCTTTACCTGGCGGCGTGGCGGCAAGCGGCGCTGATCGCGATCTACAAGACCGAGAACAACGCCGGCCGCTCCGCCGGAGCGCGGGCCAAGGCCGTGGCCCTGGCGCAGCGCCTCGTCTCTCAGTATCCGCAGAGCGATTGGGCGCTGCGCGCGCAGCGCCTCGGATACCTGGTGGAACAGAACATCCCCACCTACGGGAGCGCGTTGGAGTAG
- a CDS encoding threonine/serine dehydratase — protein sequence MAVRTPLVPFPRRLGARQLYLKAESFQPIGAFKIRGAYNKIASLSEAERKRGVITYSSGNHAQAVAYAARAFGIPAVIVMPDNAPRSKFEGTRSLGAEVVTVGPASSERQRKAEELAAKHGYVMIPPYDDAQIVAGQATCGLEIVEDLPEVDLVLAPVSGGGLLSGVATAVKLTKPSVKIVGVEPELAGDTQESFRAGKIVEWPAEKTSRTICDGLRTQSVGVIPFAHIQKYVENIVTVSEDEIRQAMRRLLLEAHLVAEPSGAVSAAAVFFHEMELPAGDCVVAVISGGNVEAELLKEVVSG from the coding sequence GTGGCCGTGCGGACGCCGCTCGTTCCCTTCCCGCGGCGGCTGGGCGCGCGCCAGCTTTACCTCAAGGCGGAGAGCTTTCAGCCCATCGGCGCCTTCAAAATCCGCGGCGCCTACAACAAGATCGCGTCGCTCAGCGAGGCGGAGCGCAAGCGGGGCGTCATCACCTATTCCAGCGGGAACCACGCGCAGGCGGTAGCCTACGCGGCGCGGGCCTTTGGCATTCCGGCGGTCATCGTCATGCCGGACAACGCGCCTCGCTCGAAGTTCGAGGGCACGCGGTCGCTGGGCGCGGAGGTAGTCACGGTGGGTCCGGCCAGCAGCGAGCGCCAGCGCAAGGCGGAAGAGCTGGCCGCCAAACACGGCTACGTCATGATCCCGCCCTACGACGACGCACAGATCGTCGCCGGACAGGCCACCTGTGGCCTGGAGATCGTCGAAGACCTTCCGGAAGTGGACCTGGTACTTGCGCCGGTGAGCGGCGGAGGCCTGTTGAGCGGCGTCGCCACGGCGGTAAAGCTGACGAAGCCCAGCGTGAAAATCGTCGGTGTGGAGCCGGAGCTGGCTGGAGACACGCAGGAGAGCTTTCGCGCCGGGAAGATCGTGGAGTGGCCGGCGGAAAAGACTTCGCGCACCATCTGCGACGGCCTGCGCACCCAGAGTGTGGGCGTGATCCCTTTTGCGCACATCCAGAAGTACGTGGAGAACATCGTAACCGTGAGCGAGGACGAGATCCGGCAGGCGATGCGGCGCCTGCTGCTGGAGGCGCATCTGGTGGCCGAACCCAGCGGGGCCGTGAGCGCGGCCGCGGTCTTCTTCCACGAGATGGAGTTGCCCGCGGGCGACTGCGTGGTGGCGGTGATCAGCGGCGGGAACGTGGAGGCGGAGTTGCTCAAAGAAGTGGTGAGTGGCTAG
- the dapA gene encoding 4-hydroxy-tetrahydrodipicolinate synthase, translating into MNLRGCGTALVTPFQSDGSLDKPALRALVEWQVASKIDFLVPCGTTGETPTLAPDEIRQVIEITIETAGGKVPIMAGATSNSTREAVEKAKAVARIKGVDAILTASPYYNKPTQEGQYQHFAAIAGAVDKPLVLYNVPGRTGANIEPATLARLAEIKNIIAVKEASGSITQIAEVCNAVPDSFLVFSGDDAFTLPVIALGGVGIISVASNEIPKEMAEMTRAALANDWTTARKLHRKYLALMQANFIESNPLPVKAVLAMMGKIGEHYRLPLVPMKKETRAKLEKIAAEAGLLKS; encoded by the coding sequence ATGAACCTTCGCGGCTGCGGTACCGCTCTTGTGACTCCGTTTCAATCCGATGGCTCGCTCGACAAGCCCGCACTGCGGGCGCTGGTGGAGTGGCAGGTGGCCTCGAAGATCGACTTCCTCGTTCCCTGCGGCACCACCGGGGAGACGCCGACACTGGCTCCGGACGAGATCCGCCAAGTCATTGAAATCACGATAGAAACGGCCGGGGGCAAGGTGCCCATCATGGCCGGGGCAACCTCGAACTCCACACGCGAGGCGGTGGAGAAGGCCAAGGCGGTGGCGCGCATCAAAGGCGTGGACGCCATCCTGACCGCCTCGCCCTACTACAACAAGCCCACGCAGGAGGGCCAGTACCAGCACTTTGCGGCCATCGCCGGAGCGGTGGATAAGCCGCTGGTGCTGTACAACGTCCCCGGACGTACTGGGGCGAACATCGAACCGGCGACGCTGGCACGGCTGGCGGAGATCAAGAACATCATCGCGGTGAAAGAAGCGAGCGGCAGCATCACGCAGATCGCCGAGGTATGCAACGCGGTTCCCGACAGCTTCCTGGTCTTTTCCGGCGACGATGCGTTCACGCTGCCGGTGATCGCCCTGGGCGGAGTGGGGATTATTTCCGTCGCCTCGAACGAGATCCCGAAGGAGATGGCGGAGATGACGCGCGCGGCGCTCGCGAACGACTGGACGACAGCCCGCAAGCTCCACCGCAAGTATCTGGCGCTGATGCAGGCCAACTTTATCGAGTCCAACCCGCTGCCGGTGAAGGCGGTGCTGGCCATGATGGGCAAGATCGGCGAGCATTACCGGCTGCCGCTCGTCCCCATGAAGAAAGAGACGCGCGCCAAGCTGGAAAAGATCGCAGCCGAAGCCGGACTTCTGAAGAGCTAG
- the lysC gene encoding lysine-sensitive aspartokinase 3, with protein MIVMKFGGTSVEDAAAIERATAIVKGRVAEHPVVVVSALAKVTDQLQEMGEAAGRGDRESALQLARCLRERHYNVAGELLGTGLFTQFHAELESDFDSLEELLRGIAAVGELTPRISDNVLSFGELLSSKIVSAVFSLRGLEASLVDARDCIVTDATHARATPLFDEINDRLQHQVKPLVERGRVPVLGGFIAATREGIPTTLGRGGSDFTAAIVGAGLGAERIEIWTDVDGMMTTDPRLCPGARRIKVMSFDEAAELAYFGAKVLHPASLLPAIQKNIPVQVLNSRKPKSEGTRITAQAPSCRNTFKAIAAKARITIVDVAAPRMLMAHGFLRQIFEVFDRHRCPVDMVSTSEVSVSLTVDSNHAIPAIAADLGKLADVKFTGRKAIVCLVGENLRNTPGIAAGVFGALGDVNVRMISQGASEINISFVIDEEDVPAAVRRLHEKFFADVDPAIFE; from the coding sequence ATGATCGTGATGAAGTTCGGCGGCACTTCGGTGGAGGACGCCGCCGCCATCGAGCGCGCCACTGCCATCGTCAAGGGCCGCGTGGCGGAGCACCCCGTGGTGGTGGTCAGCGCTCTCGCCAAAGTGACCGACCAGTTGCAGGAGATGGGCGAGGCCGCCGGGCGCGGCGACCGCGAGAGCGCACTCCAGCTCGCCCGCTGCCTGCGGGAGCGCCATTACAACGTCGCCGGTGAGCTGCTGGGCACCGGGCTTTTCACCCAGTTCCACGCAGAGCTGGAATCCGACTTCGACTCGCTGGAAGAATTGCTGCGCGGCATCGCCGCTGTCGGCGAGTTGACCCCGCGCATCAGCGACAACGTCCTTTCTTTCGGCGAACTTCTTTCCAGCAAGATCGTGAGTGCTGTCTTTTCCCTGCGCGGGCTGGAGGCCAGCCTGGTGGACGCGCGCGATTGTATCGTCACCGACGCCACCCACGCCCGCGCCACACCGCTCTTTGACGAGATCAACGACCGCCTGCAGCATCAGGTGAAGCCTCTGGTCGAGCGCGGGCGCGTGCCGGTGCTGGGCGGATTCATCGCGGCCACGCGCGAAGGTATCCCCACCACGCTGGGCCGCGGCGGCTCCGACTTCACCGCTGCCATCGTGGGCGCAGGCCTCGGCGCCGAGCGCATCGAGATCTGGACGGACGTGGACGGCATGATGACCACCGACCCGCGACTCTGCCCGGGAGCGCGGCGCATCAAGGTGATGAGTTTTGACGAGGCCGCCGAGCTGGCCTACTTCGGCGCCAAAGTGCTGCATCCCGCCAGCCTGCTTCCCGCCATCCAGAAGAACATCCCGGTGCAGGTGCTGAACTCGCGCAAGCCGAAGAGCGAAGGCACGCGCATCACTGCGCAGGCGCCGAGCTGCCGCAACACCTTCAAGGCCATCGCCGCCAAAGCGCGCATCACCATCGTGGACGTGGCCGCGCCCCGCATGCTGATGGCCCACGGCTTCCTGCGGCAGATCTTCGAGGTCTTCGACCGCCATCGCTGCCCGGTGGACATGGTCTCGACCTCGGAGGTCAGCGTCTCGCTGACCGTGGATTCGAACCATGCCATCCCCGCCATCGCCGCCGACTTGGGCAAGCTGGCGGACGTGAAGTTCACCGGGCGCAAGGCCATCGTCTGCCTGGTGGGCGAGAACCTGCGCAACACACCGGGCATCGCCGCCGGGGTCTTCGGCGCGCTGGGCGACGTGAACGTGCGCATGATTTCCCAGGGCGCTTCGGAGATCAACATCAGCTTCGTCATCGACGAAGAGGACGTGCCCGCCGCCGTCCGGCGGCTGCATGAGAAGTTCTTCGCCGATGTGGATCCCGCGATTTTCGAATAG
- a CDS encoding ribonuclease J gives MPAGKLQVVPLGGLGEFGMNCMAVRWDDHIVVIDAGLMFPESELLGVDIVVPDITYLVENRSKVRAILLTHGHEDHIGALPWILSELNVPVYGTEFTLALVEGKLEEHNLLDRAVLNEIVPGQRFRVGPFEINPIQVTHSLVDCVALALHTPLGVILHTGDFKVDPTPTDNRLFDLHTFAEYGKERVLALFQDSTNVERPGYTPSERAVRRKFEEVFARTQRRLYISCFSSSIHRIKLAVDMAVHHGRKVALVGRSMNESTEIAQDLGYVEIPNGTLIHPGEIKNLPPEKVCVLISGTQGEPMSALSRAAVDNHKHAHIEKGDTVVLSSRIIPGNEKAIYRMIDHLFRREAYVIYDDGSSPPVHVSGHASQEELKLIINLVRPRYFIPIHGEYRQLKRHAELAASMHGAVGQVIMLESGEILEFDEKGARKAGKVTVGRVCIDSGSRTDVVEDLVIKDRMHLSEDGIVLPIIAINKLTGRVEAAPEIVMRGFSAGGGGEDEFLDQARNIIVKTLEGSSDEEKGDYGVIKEKIRQDLKRFISKNTQRRPLIMPVILEI, from the coding sequence ATGCCTGCTGGAAAACTCCAAGTCGTGCCCCTGGGCGGTCTGGGCGAGTTCGGGATGAACTGCATGGCCGTGCGCTGGGACGACCACATCGTGGTCATCGACGCCGGCCTGATGTTCCCCGAGTCCGAACTGCTGGGCGTGGACATTGTGGTCCCCGACATCACCTACCTGGTCGAGAACCGGAGCAAGGTGCGCGCCATCCTGCTGACCCACGGTCACGAAGACCACATCGGCGCGCTGCCCTGGATCCTCAGCGAGCTCAACGTGCCGGTGTACGGCACCGAGTTCACCCTGGCCCTGGTGGAAGGCAAGCTCGAAGAGCACAACCTGCTGGATCGCGCCGTGCTCAATGAGATCGTGCCCGGCCAGCGCTTCCGCGTCGGGCCCTTCGAGATCAATCCCATCCAGGTGACGCACAGCCTGGTGGACTGCGTGGCGCTGGCCCTGCACACGCCGCTGGGAGTGATCCTGCATACCGGGGACTTCAAGGTGGACCCCACACCCACCGACAACCGGCTCTTCGACCTGCACACCTTCGCCGAGTACGGCAAAGAGCGCGTGCTGGCGTTGTTCCAGGATTCCACCAACGTGGAGCGTCCGGGCTATACGCCCAGCGAGCGCGCGGTGCGGCGCAAGTTCGAAGAGGTATTTGCCCGTACCCAGCGGCGGCTCTACATCTCCTGCTTCTCTTCCTCCATCCACCGCATCAAGCTGGCGGTGGACATGGCCGTCCATCACGGGCGCAAGGTGGCGCTGGTGGGGCGCTCCATGAACGAGTCCACGGAGATTGCACAGGACCTGGGCTACGTCGAGATCCCCAACGGGACGCTGATCCATCCCGGGGAGATCAAGAACCTGCCGCCGGAGAAGGTGTGCGTGCTGATCAGCGGGACGCAGGGTGAGCCCATGTCTGCGCTCTCGCGGGCCGCCGTGGACAACCACAAGCACGCCCACATCGAGAAGGGCGACACCGTGGTGCTCTCCTCGCGCATCATCCCCGGGAACGAGAAGGCCATCTACCGCATGATCGACCACCTCTTCCGACGCGAGGCGTACGTCATCTATGACGACGGCTCCTCGCCCCCGGTGCACGTGAGCGGGCACGCCAGCCAGGAGGAGCTCAAGCTCATCATCAACCTGGTGAGGCCGCGCTACTTCATCCCCATCCACGGGGAGTACCGGCAACTGAAGCGGCACGCGGAGCTGGCCGCCTCCATGCACGGCGCCGTCGGCCAGGTGATCATGCTGGAGAGTGGCGAGATCCTGGAGTTCGACGAGAAGGGCGCACGCAAAGCCGGCAAAGTCACCGTGGGACGGGTTTGCATCGATTCCGGCTCGCGCACCGACGTAGTCGAGGACCTGGTGATCAAGGACCGAATGCACTTGAGCGAGGACGGAATCGTGCTGCCCATCATCGCCATCAACAAACTGACGGGGCGGGTGGAGGCGGCGCCGGAGATTGTGATGCGCGGCTTCTCGGCGGGCGGCGGCGGCGAAGACGAATTCCTTGATCAGGCGCGCAACATCATCGTGAAGACGCTCGAGGGGTCCAGCGACGAGGAGAAGGGCGACTACGGCGTCATCAAGGAGAAAATCCGCCAGGATTTGAAGCGCTTCATCTCCAAGAACACCCAGCGTAGGCCGCTGATCATGCCGGTGATCCTGGAGATCTAG
- a CDS encoding undecaprenyl-diphosphate phosphatase, with the protein MNDYLLATVLGIIEGLTEFLPVSSTAHLRIAEALLGVDLRNSYWKMFTIVIQLGAILCLPVYFRKRIVEFLASFPKGRKGDRTWLTHPLSLTLIAFVVTAGPSLALVKIIGKHLESLVVMGTALVVGGVIMWIVDAACGAPRPGRSFRTQDMEEMTLLQAVWIGACQILSAVFPGTSRSMATIAAGQVAGMTRASALEFSFFLSMPTMAAATAYYLYKSVVPHEGVNPLGVTHIDAHGWVLLAIGFVVSFLVAYASVAWFMRWVRTRGFAPFAAYRIVAGLAVLAWAMHWLG; encoded by the coding sequence ATGAACGATTACCTGCTGGCAACCGTGCTGGGGATCATCGAAGGGCTGACCGAGTTCCTGCCCGTCAGCTCGACCGCGCACCTACGCATCGCCGAGGCGCTCCTGGGCGTGGACCTGCGCAACAGCTACTGGAAGATGTTCACCATCGTCATCCAGTTGGGCGCCATCCTCTGCCTGCCCGTTTATTTCCGCAAACGCATCGTGGAGTTTCTGGCGAGCTTTCCCAAGGGCCGGAAGGGCGACCGCACCTGGCTGACGCATCCGCTGTCGCTCACCCTGATTGCCTTCGTGGTGACGGCCGGGCCCTCGCTGGCCCTGGTCAAGATCATCGGCAAGCATCTGGAGAGCCTGGTGGTGATGGGAACCGCGCTGGTGGTGGGCGGCGTGATCATGTGGATCGTGGACGCCGCCTGCGGCGCACCGCGCCCCGGCCGCTCCTTCCGCACCCAGGACATGGAGGAGATGACCCTGCTACAGGCGGTGTGGATCGGGGCCTGCCAGATCCTCTCCGCCGTCTTCCCCGGAACCTCGCGCTCCATGGCCACCATCGCCGCCGGGCAGGTGGCGGGAATGACGCGGGCCTCGGCGCTGGAGTTCAGCTTCTTCCTCTCCATGCCCACCATGGCGGCGGCCACGGCGTATTACCTTTACAAATCCGTGGTACCCCATGAGGGGGTGAACCCGCTGGGGGTCACGCACATCGACGCCCACGGCTGGGTGCTGCTGGCGATCGGATTCGTGGTGAGCTTCCTGGTCGCCTACGCCTCCGTGGCCTGGTTCATGCGCTGGGTGCGGACTCGGGGCTTTGCCCCCTTCGCCGCCTACCGCATCGTTGCCGGCCTTGCGGTACTGGCCTGGGCCATGCACTGGCTGGGCTGA